The Euwallacea similis isolate ESF13 chromosome 7, ESF131.1, whole genome shotgun sequence genome has a window encoding:
- the Osi8 gene encoding uncharacterized protein Osi8: MFVKYALFGFLLSAGVLARSATFVDQNTIDGNNGSPRASDSYSYLNDFKYMYKVYQECASQDLTPCLKLKLLAAMDRAARSYNLNLIDGITFVKDPNAPAEQEGPKTEAEIEASLPRSLNEKDEALTGLLFGKAASFLGSHTLQIKLPSASDIARSFSEDEEGRGKKGGKKGGAMMLLPLILGGTLVPLALGALALLAGKALIVSKLALVLAGIIGLKKLLSGQSGHHDSGHVEVVSAGGHHGSGWGRSYDTEEANRLAYQAYEPKKER; encoded by the exons ATGTTCGTCAAGTACGCGCTATTCGGGTTCTTGTTATCCGCGGGTGTGTTAGCTAGATCTGCCACTTTCGTAGATCAGAACACCATCGATGGCAATAATGGTTCTCCACGTGCCTCTGACTCGTATTCATACCTTAATGACTTCAAATATATGTACAAAGTGTACCAGGAATGTGCCTCCCAGGACCTGACACCCTGTTTGAAGCTCAAACTATTGGCCGCTATGGATAGAGCTGCAAGGAGCTACAACCTTAACCTCATCGATGGAATCACCTTTGTCAAGGACCCTAATGCACCTGCAGAGCAGGAAGGTCCTAAGACTGAGGCTGAAATCGAGGCCAGTCTTCCAAGATCTCTTAATGAGAAGGATGAGGCTTTGACTGGACTCCTTTTTGGGAAAGCTGCTTCATTTTTAGGATCTCATACCTTACAG ataaaattgcCCTCAGCCTCGGACATAGCCCGCAGTTTCAGCGAAGATGAAGAAGGTAGAGGCAAAAAGGGTGGCAAGAAGGGCGGTGCCATGATGCTGCTTCCCCTGATTCTCGGAGGCACTTTAGTGCCTTTGGCGTTGGGAGCCCTGGCCCTTTTGGCGGGAAAAGCTCTGATTGTGTCCAAACTGGCCCTAGTTCTTGCGGGAATTATCGGGCTCAAGAAACTGCTCTCGGGACAGTCGGGACATCACGATTCTGGCCACGTTGAAGTCGTTTCAGCAGGGGGACACCATGGGTCTGGCTGGGGAAGATCGTATGACACGGAGGAAGCCAACAGACTAGCATACCAAGCTTATGAGCCCAAAAAGGAACGATGA